Genomic window (Paenibacillus sp. PK3_47):
TGGTGAAGCCCATGGAAAAAAGCGAAATGTCGACAGGCTTCTCCATGCTTGATCTGCCCGGCAGGATCGGTGAGGTTACCGTTCCGGTCCCGGCAGCAGGCTACGGTGAAATTATGGTGAAGTTCGGCGCCGGCAACAGTCTGCACACCGCTGCGAGCTTTGAACGGCTGGCACTGCCGGCAGGCAGCAAAGTGGTAGTAGTAGAGGTTAAGGAAGGCGTGGCACTGGTATCTGAATTTGAAGAGCGAAAAGGAGCGGATGTGTAAATGCTGGATACGATTCCTGATTATTTGTTAATTCCCGCAATAGTTATTGCAGTACTGGTGGTGCTCGGACTTGCTTTCTGGGCGCGCTACAAGACAGTCGGACCGGACGAAGGGATGATCGTAACGGGTTCCTTCCTGGGCAATAATCATATCTCCGACGACGGCTCAGGCCGCAAAATCAAGATCGTCCGCGGGGGCGGGGCCTTTATTCTTCCGGTATTCCAGAAGGCCGAGTTCATGTCACTGCTGTCCCACAAACTGGACGTGACAACGCCGGAAGTATATACCGAGCAGGGTGTGCCGGTTATCGCAGACGGTGTAGCCATCATCAAAGTCGGCAGCTCCACGGAAGATGTGGCGACAGCTGCGGAGCAGTTCATGGGCAAACCGATTGAATCCCTGAAGGCAGAGGCCCAGGAAGTGCTTGAGGGTCACCTGCGGGCCATTCTAGGTTCGATGACTGTTGAAGAGGTGTACCGTAACCGTGACCGTTTTGCCCAGGAGGTTCAGGGCGTGGCAGCGCGTGATCTGAAGAAAATGGGTCTGCAGATCGTCTCCTTCACGATCAAGGATGTCCGCGACAAGCACGGATACCTGGATGCGCTCGGGAAGCCGCGTATCGCTGCTGTGAAGCGGGACGCGGAAATTGCCGAGGCGGAAGCGCTGCGGGATGCGCGGATTCAGAAGGCGAATGCCGAGGAGCAGGGGCAGAAGGCTGAATTGCTGCGCGATACGAATATCGCCGAAGCTTCCAAGGACAATCAGCTGAAGGTTGCAGCGTTCAAACGCGATCAGGACACAGCCAAAGCGGAAGCGGACCAGGCCTACCACATTCAGGAGGCACGCGCCAAGCAGACGGTGGTAGAAGAACAGATGAAGGTTGAGCTCGTGCGCAAGGAACGCGAAATCGACATTCAGGCCAAAGAAATTCAGGTCCGCGAGAAGCAATATGATGCCGAAGTGAAAAAGAAAGCGGAAGCGGACCGCTACGCAGTAGAGCAGGCGGCGGAAGCCGACAAGGCCAAACGGATGCGCGAGGCCGATGCCCTGCAGTACAGCATTGAGAAGCAGGCGCAGGCAACCTCTGAGCAGAAGCGCCTTGAAGGTCAGGCGATCGCGGATGCCGAGCTGGCCAAAGGTAAAGCGGAGGCCGAAGTTATCCGGCTGCGCGGTCTGGCCGAGGCGGAGGCCAAAGAGAAGCTGGCAGAAGCCTTCCAGAAGTTCGGCGAAGCGGCTGTTCTCGACATTATCGTCAAGATGCTGCCTGAACTGGCCGGCAAGATTGCCGAGCCGCTGGCTTCCATCGACAAGCTTACAGTCGTGGACACCGGCAACGGCGAAGGCGCGGCGAGGGTCAGCAACTATGTGACCCAGCTCATGTCTACAGCTCCGGAAATGCTGAAGAGCGTGTCAGGGATTGATGTGGAGGCCCTGATTAAGGGGCTGACCAAAACAGGATCACAGGGTGGCAGCAAGCCTGTGCAGGCTCCGGCCGTTGTACCGGCTGCACCGGCACCGGTAATTCCGGCTGACAAACCACACGAATAAAGAACAGAACACAAGGTATGGCGGGCGTGCGGCAGGCAGCCTGTCATACCTTGAATTTTATACATACGGGGGGCTTTGCATGCAGCTTCAGCTGGATAATATCCGCAAAAGTTTTGGAGACAAGCAGGTTCTGAAGGGAATTGACTTTACTTTTGAAAAAGGCAAGATATACGGCCTGCTGGGCCGCAACGGCGCCGGCAAAACCTCACTGTTCAACTGTTTGAGCGGTGAAATTCCGATGGACAGCGGCGGGGCATTTTTGCGCAAGGGGGGTGTGAGCTTTCCGCTCAGTGATGAGGAGATCGGCTATGTGTTCTCACTGCCGATTCTTCCGGAATTTTTGACTGGATATGAGTTCGTGAAGTTCTATATGGACATCAACCGTGACAAGATCGAGCCGGGCCGGACGATTGAAGATTATTTTGAAATCATCCGTTTTGAGGAGGAGGACCGCCACCGGCTGATCAAAGGCTATTCCCACGGGATGAAGAACAAAATCCAGATGCTCTGCTTCATCATTACCCGGCCCCCGCTGATTCTGCTGGATGAGCCGCTGACTTCCTTCGATGTCGTGGTCGCGCTGGAGATCAAGAAGCTGCTGCGCAAGATGAAAGAGGACCATATAATTATTTTCTCGACCCATATCCTGCAGCTGGCCGCTGATTTATGCGATGAACTGGTGGTGCTGAGTAACGGATATCTCCAGGAAATTCCCAAAGACACGCTGCACAGTCCGCAATTTGAAGAGCAGATTATAGCTTTGCTGAAGGATGGAAGCAGTGATGATTAATACGCTGAAGACGATTATGGGGATCAGAAGCGCCTCAGGTGCCAACCGGCTGCTCTATTATCTCAAAGGGTTTCCGGTGATTGGCAAGCGGATCAAAGATGAAGTGTACTCCTGGGAAAATCTTAAAAAGGCGCTTGCTCTGATTGTAACGGTACTGAAGGTGCTGTGGGGATTTCTGAACAAATTCGCCTACCTTGGACTCGTAA
Coding sequences:
- a CDS encoding flotillin family protein, with product MLDTIPDYLLIPAIVIAVLVVLGLAFWARYKTVGPDEGMIVTGSFLGNNHISDDGSGRKIKIVRGGGAFILPVFQKAEFMSLLSHKLDVTTPEVYTEQGVPVIADGVAIIKVGSSTEDVATAAEQFMGKPIESLKAEAQEVLEGHLRAILGSMTVEEVYRNRDRFAQEVQGVAARDLKKMGLQIVSFTIKDVRDKHGYLDALGKPRIAAVKRDAEIAEAEALRDARIQKANAEEQGQKAELLRDTNIAEASKDNQLKVAAFKRDQDTAKAEADQAYHIQEARAKQTVVEEQMKVELVRKEREIDIQAKEIQVREKQYDAEVKKKAEADRYAVEQAAEADKAKRMREADALQYSIEKQAQATSEQKRLEGQAIADAELAKGKAEAEVIRLRGLAEAEAKEKLAEAFQKFGEAAVLDIIVKMLPELAGKIAEPLASIDKLTVVDTGNGEGAARVSNYVTQLMSTAPEMLKSVSGIDVEALIKGLTKTGSQGGSKPVQAPAVVPAAPAPVIPADKPHE
- a CDS encoding ABC transporter ATP-binding protein; translation: MQLQLDNIRKSFGDKQVLKGIDFTFEKGKIYGLLGRNGAGKTSLFNCLSGEIPMDSGGAFLRKGGVSFPLSDEEIGYVFSLPILPEFLTGYEFVKFYMDINRDKIEPGRTIEDYFEIIRFEEEDRHRLIKGYSHGMKNKIQMLCFIITRPPLILLDEPLTSFDVVVALEIKKLLRKMKEDHIIIFSTHILQLAADLCDELVVLSNGYLQEIPKDTLHSPQFEEQIIALLKDGSSDD